In the Streptomyces sp. f51 genome, one interval contains:
- a CDS encoding MFS transporter: MSGTTTAAARCRRETGAGANRWVVLVVLCVSLLLVALDATVLHVAVPAVTEDLKPGAMELLWIVDVYPLVCASLLILFGTLGDRIGRRRVLLLGYALFGVASGIAAFSGNAQLLIGARALLGVGGAMIMPATLSILREVFPDRRERALAIGIWSAVAAVGAAVGPLLGGFLLEHFWWGSVFLVNIPLMIVSLPIGRLLLPESRGDRDGPWDVVGALMAAAGLFGLVLGVKRLGGGEAPLSPFTLGSLLVGAVLMAAFVRRQRRRRHPLVDLRLFARPAFSTSVGCIVLAMLALVGLELIAAQYLQLVLGLSPLQTGLRLLPLTVAAMAAGLAGAKLLRRFGPRAMVSFGFCLTAAAVVTLTLMGGNDNTGLLLFGFVLLGFGLETTLFGAYESMLSEAPQAQSGGAAAIGETSYQLGAGLGIALLGSVMNAAYAPGLSSVPGVGRADSTAAAHSLGEAYQVADRLGGASGGALRHAARDSFVHGLHVTLLVSAGLLLLGAVIALRLPRVMDCGAPAADVSGTPAPATDAAGLPAQTPAPSGRPTPAQSGLPAPAIPAPATAAGVRSAAATPAPATDPAGIPAPRDVAGTPETRVSA; this comes from the coding sequence ATGTCCGGGACGACCACGGCCGCCGCGCGATGCCGTCGGGAGACCGGAGCCGGTGCCAACCGCTGGGTCGTCCTCGTCGTCCTGTGCGTCAGCCTGCTGCTGGTCGCCCTCGACGCCACCGTGCTCCACGTCGCGGTGCCCGCCGTCACCGAGGACCTGAAGCCCGGCGCGATGGAACTGCTCTGGATCGTCGACGTCTACCCCCTCGTCTGCGCCTCGCTCCTCATCCTCTTCGGCACGCTGGGTGACCGGATCGGCCGACGGCGGGTCCTCCTCCTCGGATACGCCCTCTTCGGCGTCGCCTCCGGCATCGCGGCCTTCTCCGGGAACGCGCAGCTCCTGATAGGCGCCCGCGCCCTGCTCGGCGTCGGCGGCGCGATGATCATGCCCGCCACCCTGTCGATCCTGCGCGAGGTCTTCCCCGACCGGCGCGAGCGGGCGCTGGCCATCGGCATCTGGAGCGCCGTCGCCGCCGTCGGCGCGGCGGTCGGGCCGCTCCTCGGCGGTTTCCTCCTCGAACACTTCTGGTGGGGATCGGTCTTCCTCGTCAACATCCCGCTGATGATCGTCAGTCTGCCGATCGGACGGCTGCTGCTGCCCGAGTCCCGCGGCGACCGCGACGGCCCCTGGGACGTGGTCGGGGCGCTCATGGCCGCCGCCGGCCTGTTCGGACTCGTCCTCGGCGTCAAGCGTCTCGGCGGCGGCGAGGCACCGCTCAGCCCCTTCACCCTCGGTTCCCTGCTCGTCGGCGCGGTGCTGATGGCCGCCTTCGTACGACGGCAGCGGCGGCGCCGGCATCCCCTTGTCGACCTGCGCCTGTTCGCGCGCCCGGCCTTCAGCACGTCGGTGGGCTGCATCGTGCTCGCGATGCTCGCGCTGGTGGGCCTCGAACTGATCGCCGCCCAGTACCTCCAGCTCGTACTCGGCCTCTCCCCGCTCCAGACCGGGCTGCGGCTGCTGCCGCTCACCGTCGCCGCGATGGCCGCGGGTCTCGCGGGGGCGAAGCTGCTGCGCAGGTTCGGGCCCCGCGCGATGGTCTCCTTCGGGTTCTGTCTCACCGCCGCTGCCGTGGTCACGCTCACGCTGATGGGGGGGAACGACAACACCGGGCTGCTGCTCTTCGGCTTCGTGCTGCTCGGCTTCGGCCTGGAGACCACGCTCTTCGGGGCGTACGAGTCCATGCTGAGCGAGGCCCCGCAGGCGCAGTCGGGCGGTGCCGCGGCGATCGGCGAGACCTCGTACCAGCTCGGCGCGGGCCTCGGCATCGCGCTGCTGGGGAGCGTGATGAACGCGGCGTACGCCCCCGGGCTGTCGTCCGTCCCCGGGGTCGGGAGGGCCGATTCGACGGCGGCGGCACACTCGCTGGGCGAGGCGTACCAGGTCGCCGACCGGCTCGGCGGTGCCTCGGGCGGCGCCCTGCGGCACGCCGCCCGTGACTCCTTCGTGCACGGACTGCATGTGACGCTTCTGGTGAGCGCGGGTCTGCTGCTGCTGGGCGCCGTGATCGCGCTGCGGCTGCCACGGGTCATGGACTGCGGGGCACCGGCGGCGGACGTGTCCGGGACCCCGGCCCCCGCGACGGACGCCGCCGGCCTCCCGGCGCAGACTCCGGCTCCTTCCGGCCGTCCGACTCCGGCTCAGTCCGGCCTCCCCGCTCCGGCGATCCCGGCTCCGGCGACGGCTGCCGGTGTCCGCTCCGCCGCCGCGACTCCGGCGCCCGCGACGGACCCCGCCGGCATCCCGGCTCCCCGGGACGTCGCCGGGACCCCGGAGACCCGGGTCTCCGCCTAG
- a CDS encoding glycosyltransferase family 39 protein yields the protein MTDPQSPAETPPGGALRRAAPALLGYAAVRALGLVTLAVWSAANGASAHRLLSERWDSLWYTRVAGLGYGYEVRLPDGDVHSNLAFFPLLPWLEGFLHAVSPLSYADAGLLVSAVASLAAAWGIFAVADHVHGGRTGVCAVLLWAVLPVGVVQSMAYSESLFTALAAWSLYAVLTGRWATAGLLAALAGLTRPVGVAVVAALWVAAITSFVGERRRGGSTPRTDGARGGRRALAMIIAPLGAAGYVLWVGHRTGRGPFGYLDVQAGWRNGFDGGYAFGRFVAEKFTSFPSALAGAALIAGVVLVLWLYVTCVRQGQPPALLVYAGIVVALALCASSYFGSKPRLLLPAFPLLFPPARALARLRPSRSALVLGGLAVASAVYGAIWLNGSGPP from the coding sequence GTGACCGATCCGCAGAGTCCCGCCGAGACGCCCCCCGGGGGCGCCCTGCGCAGAGCCGCGCCCGCCCTGCTCGGGTACGCGGCGGTGCGCGCGCTGGGTCTGGTCACGCTCGCCGTGTGGAGCGCGGCGAACGGCGCGAGCGCGCACCGGCTGCTGTCGGAGCGGTGGGACTCGCTCTGGTACACCAGGGTCGCCGGGCTCGGCTACGGCTACGAGGTCCGCCTCCCGGACGGGGACGTGCACTCCAATCTCGCGTTCTTCCCGCTGCTGCCCTGGCTGGAGGGGTTCCTGCACGCGGTGTCACCGCTGTCGTACGCGGACGCGGGTCTGCTGGTCTCCGCGGTGGCCTCGCTCGCCGCGGCGTGGGGGATCTTCGCGGTCGCCGACCACGTCCACGGCGGCCGCACGGGGGTGTGCGCGGTGCTGCTGTGGGCGGTGCTGCCCGTCGGCGTCGTGCAGTCGATGGCGTACAGCGAGTCGCTGTTCACGGCGCTCGCCGCGTGGTCGCTGTACGCGGTGCTGACCGGCCGCTGGGCGACCGCCGGGCTGCTCGCCGCGCTGGCGGGGCTGACGCGGCCGGTGGGGGTGGCGGTGGTGGCGGCGCTGTGGGTGGCGGCGATTACATCCTTCGTGGGAGAACGCCGGCGCGGCGGGAGCACGCCCCGGACGGACGGCGCGCGTGGGGGGCGGCGCGCCCTGGCCATGATCATCGCGCCGCTCGGCGCCGCCGGTTACGTGCTGTGGGTGGGGCACCGCACGGGCAGGGGCCCGTTCGGTTATCTCGACGTCCAGGCGGGCTGGCGGAACGGCTTCGACGGCGGGTACGCCTTCGGGCGCTTCGTGGCCGAAAAGTTCACTTCGTTCCCTTCGGCCCTGGCCGGCGCCGCCCTGATCGCCGGGGTCGTGCTGGTCCTGTGGCTCTACGTGACGTGCGTGCGCCAGGGCCAGCCGCCGGCGCTCCTGGTCTACGCGGGGATCGTCGTCGCTCTCGCCCTGTGCGCGTCGAGCTACTTCGGCTCGAAGCCGCGTCTGCTGCTGCCCGCCTTCCCGCTTCTGTTCCCTCCGGCGAGGGCCCTGGCCCGGCTGCGTCCTTCCAGGTCGGCGCTGGTGCTCGGGGGTCTGGCGGTGGCCTCGGCGGTGTACGGCGCGATCTGGCTGAACGGCTCCGGGCCTCCCTGA
- a CDS encoding phosphatase PAP2 family protein, with translation MRTERNLTRLDRVFARLDREPERPAHIDVPKMSRHRAVLFAATLAFYLAIVWAVAITSWLVRFDWQVMFFRPYQQWPEIHAFLDYYVVLGQRGPTAVMVAAWLGWRSWRQHTLRPLLTLGASLLLLNITVGAAKLGMGRLGPHYAITIGSNEMGLGGDIFPSGHTANAVVTWGILAYLASTPRARRWLSALSAVTSLGVGLTTVYLGTHWLSDVLLGWAAGLLILLALPWCEPLIARSEAGIFALRDLWRDRRGRRTAPVPVHAPVLSPRPAAVDGEMPAREPVASRPSRSPVHLAPGPHTARSERTPVTPAGSRRPPHPDRPARAAAGAASARPLTGG, from the coding sequence GTGCGTACCGAACGAAACCTCACCCGTCTGGACCGGGTCTTCGCCCGGCTGGACCGTGAGCCGGAACGACCGGCCCACATCGATGTGCCGAAGATGAGCCGGCACAGGGCCGTCCTCTTCGCGGCGACCCTGGCCTTCTATCTGGCGATCGTGTGGGCCGTGGCGATCACGTCGTGGCTGGTCCGGTTCGACTGGCAGGTCATGTTCTTCCGGCCCTACCAGCAGTGGCCGGAGATCCACGCGTTCCTGGACTACTACGTGGTGCTCGGCCAGCGCGGCCCCACCGCCGTGATGGTCGCCGCGTGGCTGGGCTGGCGTTCCTGGCGCCAGCACACCCTGCGCCCGCTGCTCACCCTGGGCGCGTCCCTGCTGCTGCTCAACATCACCGTCGGTGCCGCGAAGCTGGGCATGGGCCGCCTCGGCCCGCACTACGCCATCACCATCGGCTCGAACGAGATGGGCCTGGGCGGCGATATATTTCCTTCGGGCCACACCGCCAACGCCGTCGTGACCTGGGGAATCCTGGCCTATCTGGCGTCGACCCCGCGAGCCAGACGCTGGCTCTCGGCGCTGTCCGCCGTGACCTCGCTCGGCGTCGGCCTCACCACCGTGTACCTGGGTACGCACTGGCTGAGCGATGTCCTGCTGGGCTGGGCCGCCGGCCTGCTGATCCTGCTGGCGCTGCCCTGGTGCGAGCCGCTGATCGCCCGCTCCGAGGCCGGGATCTTCGCGCTGCGCGACCTGTGGCGCGACCGTCGCGGCCGCCGTACGGCCCCCGTCCCGGTCCACGCACCGGTCCTGTCGCCGCGGCCCGCCGCGGTGGACGGCGAGATGCCGGCCCGCGAGCCCGTCGCGTCCCGCCCGTCCCGGTCCCCCGTCCACCTGGCCCCGGGCCCGCACACCGCCCGCTCGGAGCGCACGCCTGTCACCCCGGCGGGCAGCCGCCGCCCGCCGCACCCGGACCGTCCCGCCCGCGCGGCGGCCGGTGCCGCCTCGGCCCGCCCGCTGACGGGCGGCTGA
- a CDS encoding I78 family peptidase inhibitor, producing MAPIPPSRAEPQDSPESYVGLEASRAQERAHEQGWPTVRSLPPGAIVTMEYLVGRLNFEVTDGTVTRCWKG from the coding sequence ATGGCACCCATTCCCCCCTCGCGCGCAGAACCGCAGGACAGTCCGGAGAGCTATGTCGGCCTGGAGGCGAGCCGTGCGCAGGAACGCGCGCACGAGCAGGGCTGGCCCACGGTCCGCTCGCTGCCGCCCGGCGCGATCGTCACCATGGAGTACCTGGTGGGGCGGCTGAACTTCGAGGTCACGGACGGTACGGTCACCCGCTGCTGGAAGGGCTGA